One part of the Brachyspira sp. SAP_772 genome encodes these proteins:
- a CDS encoding EFR1 family ferrodoxin (N-terminal region resembles flavodoxins. C-terminal ferrodoxin region binds two 4Fe-4S clusters.), whose protein sequence is MIVKKVYAVYYSATGTTQKIASFIAENVAKKLNVECEKYNYSLPKRREKVLEFEENDLVVCGTPTYAGRVPNIMLPYLKNNIKGNGALAIPVVLFGNRNFDDALIELRNIMEDNGFHTIAGAGFVGEHAFSYTLGANRPDEKDMQVALDFVEKIVEKIRTVENIPSEPIKVRGNEPIRPYYTPRDRHEHAIDILKVKPKVNLSKCTDCKICAHVCPMGSIDFNDVSKYVGICTKCGACIKKCPEKCRYYDDEGYLYHQHELEEQFERRAEPEIFYM, encoded by the coding sequence ATGATAGTAAAAAAAGTCTATGCCGTATATTATAGTGCTACTGGTACTACTCAAAAAATAGCTTCTTTTATAGCGGAAAATGTCGCTAAAAAACTTAATGTTGAATGCGAAAAATATAATTATAGCTTACCTAAAAGAAGAGAAAAAGTACTTGAGTTTGAAGAAAATGATTTAGTGGTATGCGGAACTCCCACTTATGCTGGAAGAGTGCCAAACATAATGCTTCCATATTTAAAAAACAATATTAAAGGTAATGGAGCTTTGGCTATACCTGTGGTGCTTTTTGGTAATAGAAACTTTGATGATGCTTTAATTGAGCTTAGAAACATAATGGAAGATAATGGATTTCATACTATAGCTGGGGCTGGATTTGTTGGGGAGCATGCTTTCTCTTATACTTTAGGGGCTAATAGACCTGATGAAAAAGATATGCAAGTAGCTTTAGATTTTGTAGAAAAAATAGTAGAGAAAATAAGAACTGTAGAGAATATACCTTCTGAGCCTATTAAAGTGAGAGGAAATGAACCTATTCGTCCTTACTACACTCCAAGAGATAGGCATGAGCATGCTATTGATATATTAAAAGTAAAGCCTAAAGTTAATTTATCAAAATGTACAGATTGTAAAATATGTGCACATGTATGCCCTATGGGTTCTATTGATTTTAATGATGTAAGTAAATATGTAGGAATATGTACAAAATGTGGTGCTTGCATCAAAAAATGCCCAGAAAAATGCAGATATTATGATGATGAGGGCTATTTATATCATCAACATGAGTTAGAAGAACAGTTTGAAAGAAGAGCTGAACCTGAAATATTCTATATGTGA
- a CDS encoding butyryl-CoA:acetate CoA-transferase, translating to MDYSKLYNEKLTSPYEAVKVVKSGDWIDYGWVTATPIELDKALAERMPDLTDINIRGGILCWEPQIFKILNPEKHFTWNSWHMSGLERKAISRGFCFYDPIRYSEMPRYYRDLPRGIDVAMFQVGPMDENGFFNYGPNASHMQAMIERCKCVIVEVNENMPRCLGASNIGGEAIHINQVDMIVEGDNPPIVELGGGGAICEVDKTVAKLIVEEIPNGSCLQLGIGGMPSAVGSLIAESDLKDLGVHTEMYVDAFVDISLAGKITGNKKNIDKGRQTYAFGAGTKKLYDFIHNNPQCLSAPVDYTNDVRVISSIDNFMSINNAVEVDLFGQVSAESTGFKHISGAGGQLDFVLGAYLSKGGKSFICLSSTVKGKDGSLQSRIVPSFTNGTIVTDTRANTHYVVTEYGKVNLKGLTTWQRAEALISIAHPDFREELIKKAEECNIWRKSNK from the coding sequence ATGGATTATAGTAAACTTTATAATGAGAAGTTAACCTCACCATATGAAGCCGTTAAGGTTGTAAAATCTGGTGATTGGATAGACTATGGCTGGGTAACAGCTACACCAATAGAATTAGATAAAGCATTGGCAGAAAGAATGCCTGATTTAACAGATATTAATATTAGAGGCGGTATATTATGCTGGGAGCCTCAAATATTTAAAATTCTTAACCCAGAAAAACATTTTACTTGGAACTCTTGGCACATGTCTGGTTTAGAAAGAAAAGCAATATCAAGAGGTTTTTGTTTTTATGACCCTATTCGTTATTCTGAAATGCCTAGATATTATAGAGATTTGCCTCGCGGAATAGATGTAGCAATGTTCCAAGTTGGACCTATGGATGAAAATGGTTTTTTCAATTATGGCCCTAATGCTTCACATATGCAGGCTATGATAGAAAGATGTAAATGTGTTATAGTTGAAGTTAATGAAAATATGCCTCGCTGTTTAGGTGCTAGTAATATTGGAGGAGAAGCTATACATATTAATCAAGTTGATATGATAGTAGAAGGTGATAATCCTCCTATAGTAGAATTAGGCGGAGGCGGTGCTATATGTGAGGTAGATAAAACTGTAGCAAAACTTATAGTAGAAGAAATACCTAATGGGTCTTGTTTACAGCTAGGTATAGGCGGTATGCCTAGTGCTGTAGGTTCACTTATAGCAGAATCTGACCTTAAAGATTTAGGCGTACACACAGAGATGTATGTTGATGCTTTCGTTGATATATCATTAGCTGGTAAAATCACTGGAAATAAAAAGAATATAGATAAAGGAAGACAAACTTATGCATTTGGTGCTGGCACCAAAAAGCTATATGATTTTATTCATAATAACCCTCAATGTTTGTCTGCTCCTGTAGATTATACTAACGATGTAAGAGTTATATCTTCTATAGATAACTTCATGTCTATAAACAATGCTGTTGAGGTAGATTTATTTGGTCAAGTAAGTGCTGAATCAACAGGATTCAAACATATAAGCGGTGCTGGCGGACAATTAGACTTTGTATTAGGTGCTTATCTTTCAAAAGGCGGTAAAAGCTTCATTTGTTTATCATCAACTGTAAAAGGTAAAGATGGTTCATTACAATCAAGAATAGTTCCTAGCTTTACTAACGGTACTATTGTAACAGATACAAGAGCTAATACTCATTATGTTGTTACAGAATATGGTAAAGTAAATTTAAAAGGTTTAACTACTTGGCAAAGAGCTGAAGCTTTAATCTCTATAGCTCATCCAGACTTTAGAGAAGAGTTAATCAAAAAAGCTGAAGAATGCAATATCTGGAGAAAGAGCAATAAATAA
- a CDS encoding ABC transporter permease translates to MEKLNKLRRYKYFWPILALCIILLYNLIFTPNFFKIEVMGDRLYGNLIDILHRATPVMLVAIGMTLVIATGGIDLSVGAIVSITGSVVASLIGGKLVLLADGTQHYVSNYPMPFAIIVAILVGLLCGGWNGFLVSKIKIPPIIATLILMVVGRGIAQLITNGEIITVYYAPFFFIGNGYIFKIPFTIIISLIIIVFTIIFTRKTALGLFLESVGINREASRLSGIKASIILFISYAFCGFCSAISGLIVCSNVKSADANNAGLLFEMDAILAVVIGGTSLNGGKFYIMGTVIGAIIIQTLTTTIYSTGVPPEITLVIKAIVVFIISLIQSEEFRSFVVKPFSKKGGKLYE, encoded by the coding sequence ATGGAAAAATTAAATAAACTAAGAAGATATAAATATTTTTGGCCTATTTTGGCTTTGTGTATAATATTACTTTATAATTTAATATTCACGCCAAATTTCTTCAAAATAGAAGTAATGGGAGATAGATTATATGGTAATTTAATAGATATATTACATCGTGCTACTCCTGTTATGTTAGTTGCTATAGGTATGACATTGGTTATTGCTACAGGAGGTATAGACTTATCTGTAGGTGCTATAGTTTCAATAACTGGTTCAGTTGTTGCTAGTTTAATAGGAGGAAAGTTGGTGTTGCTTGCTGACGGCACTCAACATTATGTTTCTAATTATCCTATGCCTTTTGCTATAATAGTGGCTATATTGGTTGGATTATTATGCGGAGGGTGGAATGGATTTTTGGTATCTAAAATAAAAATACCTCCTATTATAGCTACACTTATATTGATGGTTGTTGGAAGAGGAATAGCACAATTAATTACAAATGGAGAGATTATTACAGTTTATTATGCTCCTTTTTTCTTTATAGGAAATGGATACATATTTAAAATACCTTTTACTATAATCATATCTTTAATAATAATTGTATTTACTATAATTTTTACTCGAAAAACTGCTTTGGGATTATTTTTGGAATCTGTTGGTATAAACAGAGAAGCGAGCAGATTATCTGGTATTAAGGCTAGTATAATATTGTTTATATCTTATGCTTTTTGTGGATTTTGCTCAGCTATTTCAGGGTTAATAGTTTGTTCTAATGTAAAGAGTGCAGATGCTAATAATGCTGGGTTATTATTTGAAATGGATGCTATATTGGCTGTGGTAATAGGCGGAACTTCTCTTAATGGCGGAAAGTTTTATATTATGGGCACTGTAATAGGTGCTATTATTATACAAACTTTAACTACAACTATATATTCTACAGGTGTTCCTCCAGAGATTACTTTGGTTATAAAAGCTATTGTTGTGTTTATAATAAGTTTAATACAATCAGAAGAATTTAGAAGTTTTGTAGTAAAACCATTTTCAAAAAAAGGTGGTAAATTATATGAATAA
- the araA gene encoding L-arabinose isomerase — MIDLSKYEFWFLTGSQYLYGEETLKEVRANSKKIVEALNNSSLPYKVVCKEILTDSDKILSQLNEANSNVNCAGVICWMHTFSPAKAWIKGLNVLKKPMLELNTQFNVEIPYDKIDMDFMNLNQSAHGDREFGFATSRMNIPRKVIAGHWSHKQVQDRISVWMRAAVAYVDGMDMNIVRFGDNMRDVAVTDGDKVEAMIKFGWSVQYYAVGDLVKYINEVSDAEVNKLIKEYEDTYNIAYGDNKDFVISHIKEQAKTEIALKAFLKDKKAKAFTNTFQDLYGMKQLPGLATQRLMAEGYGFGAEGDWKLSALVRTIKVMANGLKGGTSFMEDYTYHFEENNMMNLGAHMLEVCPSIADAKPNLEVHELGIGDKEAPARLVFNGQPGEALCASIVEMRNRFRMAVNVVNAVKIEDNKFPKLPVARVLWKPAPNLITAAEAWILAGGGHHTAYSNAINVDYLVDFAEMAQIELLVIDENTKINEFRKEINWNEAYWNMR; from the coding sequence ATGATAGATTTATCTAAATATGAATTTTGGTTTTTAACAGGAAGTCAATATTTATATGGTGAAGAGACATTAAAAGAGGTTAGGGCTAATTCTAAGAAGATAGTTGAGGCATTAAATAATAGTTCTTTGCCATATAAAGTTGTATGTAAAGAGATATTGACAGATTCTGATAAAATACTATCTCAATTAAATGAAGCTAATTCTAATGTAAATTGTGCTGGTGTTATATGTTGGATGCATACATTTTCTCCTGCAAAGGCATGGATAAAAGGATTAAATGTATTAAAAAAACCTATGTTAGAATTAAATACTCAGTTTAATGTTGAAATACCTTATGACAAAATAGATATGGATTTCATGAATTTGAATCAGTCTGCTCATGGTGATAGAGAGTTTGGTTTTGCTACTTCAAGAATGAATATACCTCGTAAGGTTATAGCTGGACACTGGTCTCATAAACAAGTACAGGATAGAATATCTGTATGGATGAGAGCGGCAGTTGCTTATGTTGATGGTATGGATATGAATATTGTAAGATTTGGCGACAATATGAGAGATGTTGCTGTTACTGACGGTGATAAAGTTGAGGCTATGATTAAATTTGGATGGTCAGTTCAATATTATGCTGTTGGTGATTTGGTAAAATATATAAATGAAGTTAGTGATGCCGAAGTTAATAAGCTTATAAAAGAGTATGAAGATACTTATAATATAGCTTATGGAGACAATAAAGACTTTGTTATCTCACATATAAAAGAACAGGCAAAAACAGAAATAGCCCTAAAGGCATTTTTGAAAGATAAAAAAGCAAAAGCATTTACTAATACATTCCAAGATTTGTATGGAATGAAACAATTACCTGGTTTAGCTACACAGAGATTGATGGCTGAAGGTTATGGTTTTGGTGCTGAGGGAGATTGGAAATTATCTGCTTTGGTTAGAACTATAAAGGTTATGGCTAATGGTTTAAAGGGTGGAACTTCTTTTATGGAAGATTACACTTATCACTTTGAAGAAAATAATATGATGAACTTGGGAGCTCACATGCTTGAGGTTTGTCCTTCAATAGCAGATGCTAAACCTAATTTAGAGGTTCATGAGTTAGGAATAGGGGATAAAGAAGCTCCTGCTCGTTTGGTATTTAATGGTCAGCCTGGAGAGGCTTTATGTGCTTCTATAGTTGAGATGAGAAACAGATTCAGAATGGCTGTTAATGTTGTTAATGCTGTAAAAATAGAAGATAATAAATTCCCTAAATTGCCAGTAGCAAGAGTACTTTGGAAGCCTGCTCCTAATTTAATTACAGCTGCAGAAGCTTGGATATTAGCAGGAGGCGGACACCATACTGCTTACTCTAATGCTATTAATGTTGATTATTTGGTAGACTTCGCTGAAATGGCTCAAATAGAACTTTTAGTTATAGATGAAAATACTAAAATTAATGAGTTTAGAAAAGAAATTAATTGGAATGAAGCTTACTGGAATATGAGATAA
- a CDS encoding FAD-binding protein — protein sequence MPKSPAAAVAGPMAKKGPITGERRNIIFKEGSAQDKVNALVAALQKDGIDFSVGIDINTPIVDAERVVSAGKGIGGKENMKLVENLAKAAGAAIGCSRPVAEELRYLPINRYVGMSGQKFNGNLYIACGISGANQHLKGIKNASIIVAINTKASAKIFKNADYGIVGDVTEILPLLTAALGGDAAKKPAEVPYKKIKRIVPKKVMEMPKIYVCSGCGYEYNPFVGDPEAEIAPGTDFTALPEEWVCPECSEEKANFIKA from the coding sequence ATGCCTAAATCTCCTGCAGCTGCTGTTGCTGGTCCTATGGCTAAAAAAGGTCCTATCACTGGTGAAAGAAGAAATATCATCTTCAAAGAAGGTTCTGCTCAAGACAAAGTTAATGCTCTTGTTGCTGCTTTACAGAAAGATGGAATTGACTTCTCTGTTGGTATTGACATTAATACACCTATAGTTGATGCTGAGAGAGTTGTTTCTGCTGGTAAAGGTATTGGCGGTAAAGAAAATATGAAGCTTGTTGAGAATTTAGCTAAGGCTGCTGGTGCTGCTATTGGTTGTTCTCGTCCTGTTGCTGAAGAATTGAGATACTTACCTATCAATAGATATGTTGGTATGTCTGGTCAAAAATTCAATGGTAACTTGTATATTGCTTGCGGTATTTCTGGTGCTAACCAACACTTGAAAGGTATTAAAAACGCTTCTATCATAGTTGCTATCAATACTAAAGCTTCTGCTAAAATATTCAAAAATGCTGACTATGGTATAGTTGGTGATGTTACTGAGATACTTCCTTTACTTACTGCTGCTTTGGGCGGAGATGCTGCTAAAAAACCTGCTGAAGTACCTTACAAGAAAATTAAAAGAATCGTACCTAAGAAAGTTATGGAAATGCCAAAAATATATGTTTGTTCTGGTTGTGGTTATGAGTATAATCCATTCGTTGGAGATCCAGAGGCTGAAATAGCTCCAGGTACAGACTTCACTGCTCTTCCAGAAGAGTGGGTATGTCCTGAATGTAGTGAAGAAAAAGCTAACTTCATTAAGGCGTAA
- the yjfF gene encoding galactofuranose ABC transporter, permease protein YjfF, whose translation MNNRFVLFIRRNISVSITIILFLLMFAIGSIMFRGFFSAQVFYNLFIDNAFMMVTAAGMTMVIITGGIDLSVGSIIALTTMVVAHLSEKVGINPIIVIFMGLSVGTIFGLVHGVVISIFNVAPFIVTLAGMFLARGLCYIISTESITINNALFQKIALFKIPFINGTITVNVVIAIIVLVISYIILYYTKFGRTLYAIGGNEQSAMLMGLSVRKTKVIVYTINGFLASLSGVIFSLYMLSGYSLHAQGGELDTIASCVIGGTLLSGGVGNVVGTLFGVLILGVIQTLIMFQGTLSSWWTRIAIGILLLFFILFQTFFIKKTNVN comes from the coding sequence ATGAATAATAGATTTGTTTTATTTATTAGGAGAAATATATCTGTATCAATAACAATAATATTATTTTTATTGATGTTTGCAATAGGAAGCATAATGTTTAGGGGATTTTTCTCTGCCCAAGTATTTTATAACCTATTTATAGATAATGCATTTATGATGGTTACAGCTGCTGGTATGACAATGGTTATTATTACAGGAGGTATAGATTTATCAGTTGGTTCTATAATAGCATTAACAACTATGGTTGTAGCACATTTAAGTGAGAAAGTTGGAATAAATCCTATTATAGTTATATTTATGGGATTATCTGTGGGTACAATTTTTGGACTTGTACATGGTGTTGTTATAAGTATATTTAATGTTGCTCCTTTCATAGTAACTCTTGCTGGTATGTTTTTAGCGAGAGGATTATGCTATATTATAAGTACTGAATCTATAACTATTAATAATGCTTTATTTCAAAAGATAGCATTATTTAAAATACCATTCATCAATGGAACTATCACTGTTAATGTTGTAATAGCAATAATAGTTCTTGTTATATCATATATAATTCTTTATTATACTAAATTTGGAAGGACTTTGTATGCCATAGGAGGCAATGAACAATCAGCGATGTTAATGGGATTGAGTGTAAGAAAAACAAAAGTTATTGTATACACTATTAATGGTTTTTTAGCTTCTTTATCAGGAGTTATATTTTCTCTATATATGTTATCTGGATATTCTTTGCATGCTCAAGGGGGAGAATTAGACACTATAGCTTCTTGTGTAATAGGCGGTACGCTTTTATCTGGAGGAGTTGGAAATGTTGTAGGTACTCTTTTTGGAGTATTAATATTAGGAGTTATACAAACATTAATAATGTTTCAAGGTACTTTAAGCTCTTGGTGGACTAGAATAGCTATAGGTATATTACTTTTATTCTTTATACTATTCCAGACATTTTTTATTAAGAAAACAAATGTTAATTAA
- a CDS encoding ribulokinase has protein sequence MKNFNVNEHYVLGADFGSDSVRVVILDAKNGNVVGSYVSYYQRWKNGLYCNNKINQFRQHPLDYIESLTEAVNKAIEEAKKNFNDVAEKIRGICIDTTGSTPCLCDKEGMPLAMSEKFKDDPDAMFILWKDHTSVKEADEINEVSHNNDVDYTQYLGGVYSTEWFWAKTLHVIRNNKAVKDAVYTVMEHCDWITALLCGNTNPNTIKRSRCAAGHKCMWHKSWGGYPPRSFFDKFDTKLGDIRDSLGRETYSTETIEGYLTKEWASKFGLNEGILVCVGAYDAHIGAVGGLVDVGVLVKSIGTSTCDVTIGNITSGEEKLVKGICGQVDSSVVEGYIGYEAGQSAYGDYYSWFRNMLMWPYKNIIKSTEEETEMFEKKILPLLEEEASKIKTDENSPVAVDWINGRRTPFANQNLKATIFGMSLGVDASVFMKMLLESTAYGARAIIECFEDGGIEIKKVMAIGGVARKSVLGMQILADVTNREIYVTKGDQAPAIGAAVFAAKAYGLYDTVFEAQNALSAGIDRIHKPIKENVEIYEKLYKKYKELAKFSEDLINNN, from the coding sequence ATGAAAAATTTTAATGTTAATGAGCATTATGTATTAGGTGCAGATTTTGGTTCAGATTCAGTTAGGGTTGTTATTTTAGATGCTAAAAATGGCAATGTAGTTGGTTCTTATGTTAGTTATTATCAGAGATGGAAAAATGGTCTTTATTGTAATAACAAAATAAATCAATTTAGACAGCATCCTTTAGATTATATTGAAAGTTTAACAGAAGCAGTTAATAAAGCTATTGAAGAGGCTAAGAAGAATTTTAATGATGTTGCAGAAAAAATAAGAGGCATATGTATAGACACAACAGGCTCTACGCCTTGCTTATGCGATAAAGAAGGTATGCCTTTGGCTATGAGTGAAAAGTTTAAAGATGATCCAGATGCTATGTTTATACTTTGGAAAGACCATACTTCAGTGAAAGAGGCTGATGAAATTAATGAAGTTTCACATAATAATGATGTAGATTATACACAATATCTTGGCGGTGTTTATTCAACAGAATGGTTTTGGGCAAAAACTTTGCATGTTATAAGAAATAATAAGGCAGTAAAAGATGCTGTATATACAGTTATGGAACATTGTGATTGGATAACAGCTTTATTATGCGGCAATACTAATCCTAATACAATAAAAAGAAGCAGATGTGCGGCAGGTCATAAATGTATGTGGCATAAGAGTTGGGGCGGATATCCTCCTAGAAGTTTCTTTGATAAATTTGATACTAAGTTAGGAGATATAAGAGATTCATTGGGTAGAGAAACATATTCAACAGAAACTATTGAGGGATATTTAACAAAAGAATGGGCTTCAAAATTTGGTCTTAATGAAGGTATATTGGTTTGTGTGGGAGCTTATGATGCTCATATAGGGGCAGTTGGCGGCTTGGTAGATGTTGGTGTTTTGGTAAAAAGTATTGGTACTTCTACTTGTGATGTAACTATTGGAAATATTACTTCTGGTGAAGAAAAATTAGTAAAAGGAATATGCGGTCAGGTTGATAGCTCAGTAGTTGAGGGGTATATAGGTTATGAGGCAGGACAGTCTGCTTATGGTGATTATTATTCTTGGTTTAGAAATATGTTAATGTGGCCTTATAAAAATATAATAAAAAGCACAGAAGAAGAGACAGAAATGTTTGAAAAAAAGATATTGCCTTTGTTGGAAGAAGAGGCTAGTAAAATAAAAACAGATGAAAACTCTCCTGTTGCTGTGGATTGGATTAATGGAAGAAGAACTCCTTTTGCTAATCAAAATTTAAAGGCTACTATATTTGGAATGTCATTGGGGGTAGATGCTTCTGTTTTTATGAAGATGCTTTTAGAGTCTACAGCTTATGGTGCAAGGGCTATAATAGAATGTTTTGAGGATGGTGGAATAGAGATTAAAAAAGTTATGGCTATAGGGGGAGTTGCAAGAAAAAGTGTTTTAGGTATGCAGATATTGGCTGATGTTACAAATAGAGAGATATATGTAACAAAAGGCGATCAGGCACCTGCTATAGGGGCTGCTGTATTTGCTGCTAAGGCTTATGGGTTATATGATACAGTTTTTGAGGCACAAAATGCTTTATCTGCTGGTATAGATAGAATACATAAACCTATAAAAGAAAATGTTGAAATATATGAAAAATTATATAAAAAATATAAAGAACTTGCTAAGTTTAGTGAGGATTTAATTAATAATAACTAA
- a CDS encoding FprA family A-type flavoprotein produces the protein MHCVRKVTEDLYWVGANEHRLALFENVHPLTRGVSYNSYLLLDEKTVLFDTVDWAVCRQFLDNIEYVLNGKKLDYMIINHMEPDHAASIEEVLIRHPETQVIATEKAFMFMDQFGFTITDDKKIQVKEGDSRKFGKHEIHFIAAQMVHWPEAMVSFDSTNGVLFSADAFGTFIAIDGRLFADEVNFDREWLDEARRYYTNIVGKYGPHVQHLLKKAGGIIDKIKMLCPLHGPVWRKDLGYILEKYNKWSTYEPETKGVLIVYASMYGNTEAMAGVVASKLAEKGVTNTVMYDVSSTHVSYLISETFKYSHVILASVTYNLNIYPPMHNYLSDMKALNVQKRKFAIIENGSWAPKSGALMQEFIENNLKQCEIIDPQVSVSSAMKDANIGEIDGLVDAIVESMK, from the coding sequence ATGCATTGCGTTAGAAAAGTTACTGAAGATTTATATTGGGTTGGAGCTAATGAACATCGCTTGGCTCTATTTGAAAATGTTCACCCTTTAACTAGAGGGGTTTCTTATAACTCTTATCTTTTATTAGATGAAAAAACTGTTCTTTTTGATACTGTTGATTGGGCAGTTTGCAGACAATTCTTAGATAATATAGAATATGTTTTAAACGGTAAAAAACTTGATTATATGATTATCAACCACATGGAACCTGACCATGCTGCTTCTATTGAAGAAGTATTGATTCGTCACCCTGAAACTCAAGTTATCGCTACTGAAAAAGCTTTCATGTTTATGGATCAATTTGGTTTCACTATTACTGATGACAAAAAAATACAGGTAAAAGAAGGTGATTCTAGAAAATTTGGTAAGCATGAAATTCACTTCATTGCTGCTCAAATGGTTCACTGGCCTGAAGCTATGGTTAGCTTTGACAGCACTAATGGTGTTTTATTCTCTGCTGATGCTTTCGGTACTTTCATTGCTATAGATGGAAGATTATTTGCTGATGAAGTTAATTTCGACAGAGAATGGCTTGATGAAGCTAGAAGATATTATACTAACATCGTTGGCAAGTATGGCCCTCATGTACAGCATCTGCTTAAAAAAGCTGGCGGTATAATAGACAAAATTAAAATGCTTTGTCCTTTACATGGTCCTGTATGGAGAAAAGATTTAGGTTATATACTTGAAAAATACAACAAGTGGAGCACTTATGAGCCTGAAACTAAAGGTGTATTAATTGTTTATGCTTCTATGTATGGCAATACCGAAGCTATGGCTGGTGTTGTTGCTTCTAAATTGGCTGAAAAAGGTGTTACTAACACTGTTATGTATGATGTTTCAAGTACTCATGTTTCTTATTTGATTTCTGAAACTTTCAAATATAGCCATGTTATACTTGCTTCTGTTACTTACAACTTGAATATTTATCCTCCTATGCATAATTACTTAAGCGATATGAAGGCTCTTAATGTTCAAAAGCGTAAGTTTGCTATCATAGAAAATGGTTCTTGGGCTCCTAAATCTGGTGCTTTGATGCAAGAGTTCATTGAAAACAACTTAAAACAATGCGAAATTATTGATCCACAAGTATCTGTTTCTTCTGCTATGAAAGATGCTAATATTGGTGAGATTGATGGTTTAGTTGATGCTATAGTTGAATCTATGAAATAA
- a CDS encoding acetyl-CoA C-acetyltransferase has product MAKKVVIASACRTPIGSMGGSLSTVPAAELGAIVIKEALKRAKVEPNQVDMVYMGCVIQASQGQNVARQCSIKAGLPVEVPAMTLNVVCGSGLDAVNMAANMILAGNADIVVAGGTENMSMAPYALKNARYGYRMGNNTIVDTMVNDALTDAFHNYHMGITAENICDDWQLTREELDEFAAKSQQKAVQAQDLGNFTREIVPVTIKTKKGDVVFDKDEGPRAGTTVESLAKLKPAFKPDGGRVTAGNSSSINDGAAAVVVMSEEKANELGIKPMATWVTGALGGVEPRIMGIGPVAATKKVLARTGLTIKDFDIIESNEAFAAQSIAVGRELGIDVERQLNPNGGAIALGHPVGASGCRILVTLLHEMDAKGAKRGLATLCIGGGMGCATIVEM; this is encoded by the coding sequence ATGGCTAAGAAAGTAGTAATAGCTAGTGCTTGCCGTACACCTATAGGAAGTATGGGAGGCTCATTAAGTACTGTTCCTGCTGCAGAGTTAGGAGCTATAGTGATTAAAGAGGCTTTAAAAAGAGCTAAAGTAGAACCTAATCAAGTGGATATGGTTTACATGGGCTGTGTAATACAAGCTTCTCAGGGGCAAAACGTTGCTCGTCAATGTTCTATTAAAGCTGGTTTGCCAGTTGAAGTTCCTGCTATGACTCTTAATGTTGTTTGCGGTTCTGGACTTGATGCTGTTAATATGGCTGCTAATATGATACTTGCTGGTAATGCTGATATAGTTGTTGCTGGTGGTACTGAAAATATGAGTATGGCTCCTTATGCTTTAAAAAATGCTCGTTATGGTTATAGAATGGGAAATAACACTATTGTAGATACTATGGTTAATGATGCTTTAACTGATGCTTTCCATAATTATCACATGGGTATTACTGCAGAAAATATTTGTGATGATTGGCAGCTTACTCGTGAAGAGTTAGATGAGTTTGCTGCTAAATCTCAGCAAAAAGCTGTTCAGGCTCAAGATTTAGGTAACTTTACAAGAGAGATTGTTCCTGTAACTATAAAAACTAAAAAAGGCGATGTAGTATTTGATAAAGATGAAGGCCCTAGAGCTGGTACAACAGTTGAGAGTTTGGCTAAATTAAAACCTGCTTTCAAACCAGATGGCGGTAGAGTTACAGCTGGTAATTCTTCTAGTATTAATGACGGTGCTGCTGCAGTTGTTGTAATGAGTGAAGAGAAAGCTAATGAATTAGGAATTAAACCTATGGCTACTTGGGTTACTGGTGCTTTAGGCGGAGTTGAGCCTAGAATTATGGGTATAGGACCTGTGGCTGCTACTAAAAAAGTATTGGCTCGTACTGGTTTAACTATTAAAGATTTTGACATTATTGAATCTAATGAAGCTTTTGCTGCTCAATCTATTGCTGTGGGCAGAGAGCTTGGAATAGATGTTGAAAGACAGCTTAACCCTAATGGCGGAGCTATAGCTTTAGGTCACCCAGTAGGTGCTTCAGGCTGCAGAATACTTGTTACTTTACTTCATGAGATGGATGCTAAAGGAGCTAAGAGAGGACTTGCTACTTTGTGTATCGGTGGTGGTATGGGTTGTGCTACCATTGTAGAGATGTAA